A section of the Eublepharis macularius isolate TG4126 chromosome 1, MPM_Emac_v1.0, whole genome shotgun sequence genome encodes:
- the POU3F2 gene encoding POU domain, class 3, transcription factor 2: protein MATTASNHYSLLTSSSPMVHAEPPGSMQPGAGYRDAQALVQADYALQSNGHPLSHAHQWITALSHGGGGGGGGGGGGGGGGGGGGGGGDSPWSTSPLGQQDIKPSVVQAGGRGDELQQQHHPQQQQQQPGRPPHLVHHAGSHHAAVAAAVAWRTGGSAHLPPGMAASNGGGQGGLLYSQPPGFTVNGMLGSGQPGMHHHGLRDAHEEQQQQQQQPPPPPHHPDHLPQPPPPQHPHGGQQAHHHPHHHHEAHSDEDTPTSDDLEQFAKQFKQRRIKLGFTQADVGLALGTLYGNVFSQTTICRFEALQLSFKNMCKLKPLLNKWLEEADSSSGSPTSIDKIAAQGRKRKKRTSIEVSVKGALESHFLKCPKPSAQEITSLADSLQLEKEVVRVWFCNRRQKEKRMTPPGGTLPGAEDVYGASRDTPPPHHGVQTPVQ from the coding sequence ATGGCGACCACAGCGTCTAACCACTACAGCCTGCTCACCTCCAGTTCGCCCATGGTGCACGCCGAGCCGCCGGGGAGCATGCAGCCGGGCGCCGGCTACAGGGACGCCCAGGCGCTGGTGCAGGCGGACTACGCGCTGCAGAGCAACGGGCACCCGCTCAGCCACGCTCACCAGTGGATCACGGCGCTGTCCcacggcggtggcggcggcggcggcggaggtggaggcggcggcgggggAGGCGGCGGGGGCGGCGGCGGAGGGGACTCGCCCTGGTCCACCAGTCCGCTGGGCCAGCAGGACATCAAGCCCTCGGTGGTGCAGGCCGGTGGCCGAGGGGACGAGCTGCAGCAACAGCACcacccgcagcagcagcagcagcagcctggcagaCCGCCGCACCTGGTGCACCACGCCGGAAGCCACCACGCCGCTGTGGCCGCGGCCGTGGCGTGGAGGACTGGCGGCTCGGCTCACCTGCCGCCCGGCATGGCGGCGTCCAACGGCGGCGGCCAGGGCGGGCTCCTCTATTCTCAGCCGCCGGGCTTCACGGTCAATGGGATGCTGGGCTCGGGGCAGCCGGGCATGCACCACCACGGCCTGCGAGACGCCCacgaggagcagcagcagcagcagcagcagcccccgcCGCCCCCGCACCACCCGGACCACCTCCCGCAGCCGCCGCCGCCTCAGCACCCGCACGGCGGGCAGCAGGCGCACCACCACCCGCACCACCACCATGAGGCGCACTCGGACGAGGACACGCCGACCTCGGACGACCTGGAGCAGTTCGCCAAGCAGTTCAAGCAGCGGCGCATCAAACTGGGATTTACCCAAGCGGACGTGGGCTTGGCCTTGGGCACGCTCTACGGCAACGTTTTCTCGCAGACCACCATCTGCCGCTTCGAGGCCCTGCAGCTGAGCTTCAAGAACATGTGCAAGTTGAAGCCTTTGTTGAACAAGTGGCTCGAGGAGGCCGATTCCTCGTCGGGCAGCCCCACCAGCATAGACAAGATCGCGGCTCAGGGCCGCAAGCGGAAAAAACGCACCTCCATCGAGGTGAGCGTCAAGGGCGCCCTCGAGAGCCATTTCCTCAAGTGCCCCAAGCCCTCCGCCCAGGAGATCACCTCGCTGGCGGACAGCCTCCAGCTCGAGAAGGAGGTGGTCCGCGTGTGGTTTTGTAAcaggagacagaaagagaaacgCATGACCCCCCCGGGAGGGACTCTGCCGGGAGCCGAGGACGTGTATGGGGCCAGCAGGGACACGCCGCCGCCGCACCACGGGGTACAGACTCCTGTGCAGTGA